The Elusimicrobiota bacterium DNA window CCATCGCCTTCGTCAGCTATGAGATTCTCATTCCTTCCACCGTCAGGACGGCCGAAGTGAAGCGGGCCGCGGTACCGGGGGATTGGCGGGAGCAGCCGGCGCCGGCGTCGACGCAGAAAATAGGGGACGAGTGGATACGGGGGATGAGGAGCGCGGTGTTGAGGGTCCCCTCCGTTGTCACGCCGGACGAATTCAACCTGATTTTGAATCCCGCGCATCCGGATTTCGTGAAGATTAAGGTCTCCGCGCCGCGCGCCTACAGCTTCGATTCGCGAATGTGGAAGTAGGCAGGCAGCGGGACCCAGCTACCGCGATGAGCAAATCAGTTTCCACTGCGCCCGGACGCATTAGAGCCGGCAACCAATGACTTAAAGCAAACTGATTAGGCGTCAGAATTCCTTGTAGAAAAAAGGCGCGGTTGGCTTAACCGGACTAGATGTTATTCGCAGCGTTGAATAGCCGCGTTTGAGCGATATTTCAATGTGCACCTTGTCGACGTGTGCTTTCAATTTCTTGTGGCGAGTTAGGGCTCTCAAAACTCGCCGCCAATTGTGAACTCCAGAGACGACCTTTTTTCCAATGAAATGGAATCCCCTGCCGCTCTTCAGTAATACGCCGCCAAACGGTTTCAGGAGGGCTTCGACTGCCGGGTTGACGGCATCGATGTCGATCATTATCAGATGATCGTCGTCATACTGATTGACACGACTGTTTAACCCAACGACATAGTCTTCCGAGCGATTTACCTTAAGCCGTTTCAGCATGCGGACAGCTTCACTGGCGAGCCTTTTGATTCCGAATATTTCAAGATAGAAAGGCGGCTGCCAATATGTCAGCCGCGAGTGGTGGGAATAGGTCTTCGGGCAGTAGATGTCGAATGAGAAATCCTTAATAAGGCCAGGATTGTCTGCCAGCAGACTTTTTAACAGATCGGCGGCTTCAACGACAGGAACGATCCGCTGGCAGAATTTCACATAAGACGTTAGCGTGCGGAGCTGCTTCTTGAGATCATCCGGATCAGGGGCATGGGTAGTGCGATAGTTGAATTCATTCCGCTGCACATGGAGTTCAGTGTGGAGCTTCACATAACGGCGCGGGAAATCATGCTTGCGCCCATACGTTTTATGAAGCTGTGTCTGCACGTGTTCGTGGCTTGGGCTCGCTTTGATGAGAGAGCAAAGCAACGACTGTGAAATATAAAAACATGTGAAATACAGGTGCACGACTGCTTCTCGATAGAGGCCGGCCTCGATCAGCTTGTCTGCCGCGTCACGCTCGGAAGTTCCAAGAGCCATCAGGGTGCTGGCTCTCTTTTTTTGATGCGGAGTATATGTGAGTGGCTTCATATTCTTGCGGGATACTTAACGATACGCCATGCCACGCGCGCTACTGGAACTCCACAAAGAAAGCACGCTTCGCCCTACGGCACATCGAATAAGATTCCCCAGTCAGCATCTGGATCAAATTCGCCGGCCTCTTCGTCTTTGGAACGCCAAGAACCAAAAAAGTCCTCCACGTGCCCTTCCGACATGATGTGCATGATGTTAGTCGGCAACGGATGCTTCCGCCGCAAATAGTCCATCCGATAATGGTCTTCTTTGTCGTAAAACGTAAAGCCATCAATCTCCACATCGCAAATCTGGTCAATTACATCGGCCTTCAGAAAGAATTTCCCGCTTGCGTTTTTAAGAAACGAGGTTTCAATTAGCTCAGATTGCAGCTGAGCAATTTCCGCAAACAACCTGCACATGTCGATCACATCAATATCTGCCTTTGGGAAGGAGTCGCCGCTCGATGGCGCTCGATACGAAATCAGCTCTCGATAAGCTTTTAAGTGCGTGATGTGCTGTTTGGTTTTACCCGCCAGTTTCCTGTTAAATTGAGCGAAGATGTCGCTGGCAATATTTATTGTCTTCGTATGCGTCGTCAATAATAATCCGCCGTTATCCCACGGGATGCTTGGATTGGTGAGCAGAATGGAGCGAAGTGAATTAAGAACCGTATAGTAGTCGAGATACGAGACCACAGCCCGCAAATTTTTTGTCTTTGCGAACTCGAGACTCTGGGCCATAACAGATGAAGCGAGCACCATTTTCGCCGCGAAATAGATTCGCGCAATCCATTCCGAGTTCTTGTCATCATCCCAGCTTTTCGAAATCGGGGCAAACCTGCTTAATAGCTGCTGGCATGTTTTGGTGACAGTAGCTTCCATGCAGTGTTTCGGAATGGAACGGAACTCATAGGACCAAGTTCTCCCAGCGAAATTGGTGCGGGTTTCGAGGAGTTTGCGAACCTTTATATGGGTCATAGATTAAACGTAGGCTGAACGGCGGCGGCTACCCGCTATCCAGCCTAGTCGGGCCGCCGTCCGTTCAAGCCGATGTTATGCGCCGAAGACAGGCGCCCTTAAGCCATTTTATAGTCGGACCAGCACGCGAAAAATCGCGCACCAACGGCTAGCGGGACTGGTCCTGTACGATCGGGGTGCGCCAAACTAACAATTCTTGGCGATCCAATCTTCGACCTTACGTATTGCGTCGGAAAGCTGTTTGTAGATGTATGCCAATAATGCGCTTGTGCCCATAGCTGCGCCGGCGCCTGCGATTAATCCAAAGCCGGTCGAGGCCAACAACGCGGCAACCACGGAGATTGCTGCGACAGCAGCGAACGAAAGGATCCAAAAGTTGTCCATGTACCACTTCAGATCCCGAAGTTTCTTGTTTGCATCAGCGCAGTCTTTGATTGGCATCATTCCTCCTTTTTGTAGTCCGACAATATTCCTACGCACGCATAACCTTGAATTCACTCGACCGGCCTAATTCGGTCACGGCTTACCGCTTGAAGTGCGGCCGACCGTTCGCCGGATTATAAGACGGAAATCCCGCCTCCGCCACCCCCGAAACAAAGCAAACGAAGCATGGCCAGGTAGGGCTAATTTAGGAGAGAAATGACCGGTCTAAACCAAACGCGGAGTTCGATCGCCTAGCGCAACGGAAAGGACGATCCATCGGCCGCATGAACGGTCTCGACGATCCCGCTAGGCCCCGCTTCGACCGACAGCCAGTGATGCAGGCGCGTCTTGACCGGCCCGGGGTACAGCGGTGAGCCCCCGCCGCCGGTGAGCACGTACTTCACGCCCCCGCGCTCGAGGACCCCCAGACCGTGGATGTGTCCCATGTACACGCGCTGGACCTTGTTCGCGCTCATCAGGCGCATGAACTCGGCGCTGCCTTCCTTGAATCCCCCCGCGCCCTTCATCGAGCCCCAGTCGGTCCACTCGGAGAGAGGCGCCGGCGGTATGTGCGTGAAGACGACCGTCGGGACTTCCGGATCCAAAAGCCCCACGAGCCACGCGAGCTGCACCGGCGTCACGCGCCCCGCGCTCGAGTCGAGGACGATGAACCGCCGCCCGCCCCGGTCGAAGGCGTAGTCCGGGCTGCCGAACGCCGCCCGATACACGCGGTCGTTGGTGATCCCGTGCGGCTTATGCCGGTCATGGTTTCCGATGGCCGTCAGATAAGGCGTCTTCGGCCCCACGGAGAACAGCCCGCGGACGAACGACCAGAAGTTGAGCACGGTCCCGCGGCTGACCATGTCCCCCAGTTGGAAGATGAAGTCCGCGCCCGAACGGTCGGCGCGCGCGAGGAGCTTCCAGAAGACCCCGGGCGTGTTGAACAAGGTCCGGGAGAACCAGAACCGCCCCGGCTCCGCGTCCCCGATCACGGCAAAGCGGAAGGTTTCCCCCACAGAACGCGGCGAAGCCGCGAGCTTCGTGAGCTGCTCATCCGTCCGCCATTCCCGGGCCTGATGGCGCAGCGACTCAAGCTCCCGGGTCAGACGCACCGGCGCGGGAGCCACGACCAGGTGTCCGCGCCCCACCGCGTCCTCGATGGTGGAGGCGCGCGGCGACCGACCGTCCCACGGTATGCCCTCGGGAGCGCCCAGCACGCGCAGATCGAGGCCCGCCGACGGAGAGAACGGAAGGCCGTTGTGATGGCTGAAGCCGGTCTGACGGCTGCCGTGGATGACGACGGGCTCCCCCGTGCGCACGGCGAGGGCCTTGGCCGCCTCGAGATGCGCGGGAGTGACGCCCGGACCCGGGACGCCGAGCACCCGCGTGCCGAGCAACGAAGGCGCCAGCGGGAAGTCGACGATCGCCGGGGCGGAGAGGACCGGCGAGGAGAGCGCCGCGACGCGCGGAGCCGAAGGCAACGCCCGCGGCACGACGACCTGAGCCGACGCCGCGCCGGCGGCCAGGAGCAGGGCCGCCGGCGCGAACACGACGGTCATCGTCTAGAGCTTCTTGCTCGACGGAGCCAAGGTCGCCGCGGCCCGCACCGAGGGCTTGGGCACCTGGACCTTGCTGAGGATGCTGTCGACGACCTGGTCGGTGGTGAGGCTGTTCGCCGAGTAGCTCAGCGTCAGGCGGTGGCGAAGGATGCGGGCCGCCACCTCGCGCACGTCGTTGGGCCCGACATACGCGCGGCCGTTGAGCAGCGCGTTGATCTTGGCCGCTTTCAGAAGGAAGATGGCCGCGCGCGGAGAGGCGCCGCCCTCGATGACGTCCTTGGCGTCGATGCCGTACTTCGACGGATTGTGCGTGGCCTCGACGAGGTTGACGATGTAGTCCTTGATGGACTCGTCGACGTAGACCTGCTCGGCGACCTTGCGGATCTCGACCATCTCGTCGAGCGAGGTGATCTTGCCCGCCTTGGGCTGGCCGTCTTTTTTAGAGAAGCGGTCCATGATCTCCTTGAGCTCGTTCATGGCCGGGCGCGGGACGAGGACCTTGTACATGAAGCGGTCCTGCTGGGCTTCCGGGAGACGGTACACGCCCTCCTGCTCGATGGGGTTCTGCGTGGCGAGCACCATGAAGGGCTTGGGGAGGTCGAGCGTGTTGCGGCCGATGGTGACGCGGCCCTCGGCCATCGCCTCGAGGAGCGCCGCCTGGGTCTTCGGCATCATGCGGTTGATCTCGTCGACAAGAAGAATATTCGTGAAGACGGGCCCCTTTTCCAGTTTGATTTCTTTGTTGCCGGTCGTGGGATTCTCTTGCAGGATCTCAGCTCCCAACAAGTCTGAAGGAAGCTTGTCCGGCGTTCCCTGCACCCGCTGGAAGCCGCCCTCGACCGCGTCGGAGAAGGCCTTGACCGTCTGCGTCTTCGCCACGCCGGGGACGCCTTCGAGGAGGACGTGCTCGGAGGCGATCATCGCGGTGATGATGGAGTCGATCATCTCCTCCTGGCCGACGATGACCTTGGCGATCTCGGCGCGGATCTTCTTGATGACCTCGGCTTTCTCCATGGCCCGAGCGGACAGCTCCGGCGTGACGCCCTGAGCGTAGCCGAGCGGAACGGCGTCGATGGACGGGGCGGCGAGCGCGGACTTCTCGCCGGTGAGCGCCTGCTCGAGCGCGGTGCCCGCGCCGCGCGTCTGCGCCCCGGTGGCCTTATCGAGGTTCGGCATCGCGGCCAGGGCGGCGGTCGCGTCCTTCATGCGCTCGGCGGCGGAAGGAACGGCGGCCTGCGGAGCCAGGGCGGCGGGGACTGCCGTCGGGACCAAAGCCGCGGACGGAGCCGCGAGCGCGGGCATCAGCGAGAGGGCCGACGGGCTCAGGAGAGGGCCCGAGAGCGGGGCGCCGAGGCCGGCGCCGAGCGTCGGCACGATCCCGGCGGAGACGCCGGGGACGGCCACGCGGCCGGTCACCGTCTGCGCGGAGGCCGAGAGAGGAGCGAGTCCGATGAGGGCCGCGGCTCCGATTTTGGCGAACTGCGAGGGCACTTTCTTCATAACGCTCCTTAGGGCTGGGACGGCTGCTTGGCTTTGGGATGGAAGGCCAGCTCGAGGCTCTCGAGCGGGTCTCCCTCGGTGGAGATCATGACGGGCGTGAGGCGCGAGGCGGCGAAGGCGGCCTCGACGGCGGCCTCGCGGCGATTGACGGCGGCGGCGGCCTCGGCGCGTCCGGCGCGCGAGGAGGTGTCGAGCATGCGGGTCGCCCCCGTCTCGGCGTCGACGACGGGCAGCAGGCCCACGTCGGGCAGGGGGCCCAGCTCGGCCGGGTCGGTCACGCGGATGGCGCGCACGTCGTGGCGCGAGGCGATGGCGCCGAGCGCGTCCTTGAAGTCGGGGGCTATGAAGTCGGAGAGGACGGCGACCATGGCGCGCGAGCCGAGCAGCTTGCCCGCGGCCTCGAGACCCGGCTTCAGGTCGGTGGCCTTGCCCGTCGGCTCGCCCTTGAGGATGGCGTCGACGATGGTCATCGCGTGGCGGGAGCCGCCGCGCGCGGGGATGACCTGTTCGACGCGGTCGGAGACGAGGACGAGGCCGACGCGGACGTTGGAGTGGGCGGCGGCCAAGGCGAGGACCGCGGCGGCGTCCTCGATGGCGGCGCGCTTGTCGGTCCCGCGCGTGCCGAAGCGGCCGGAGCGGCTGACGTCGACGACGAGCATGAGCGGCATGTCGCGCTCGAGCTCGAACTTCTTCGCGTAGAGCTCGTCTTTCTTGGCGGAGGTCTTCCAGTCGATCTCGCGCATGTCCTCGCCCTGGTAGGGACGGGCCTCGGCGAAGTCCGTGCCGCCGGCGCCGATGAAGCGGGAGCGGAAGTTCCCGCCGTTGACGGCGGTGGCCATGCGGCGGGCGACGAGCTCGATGCGGCGGTGGCGCGCGATCACGGCGCCGGGGACGGACTCGCGCGCGGCGGCTTCGCTCTCCTCGGCCTTCATGGCGGGCAGCATCTTCCAGACCAGGTACGCGGCGGCGAGGCCGATGACGGTGAAGATGAGGATCGGGGCGAGGCCCAAGGCGGGGAGCGCGGCCAGCGCCAGCGGCGCGAAGGCGTAGGTCTTGCCGGACTTCGCGTCGAAGGCGGCCAAGGCGCGGTCGGCGGCGGCCAGCGCCGCCTCCACCGTCTTCTTCTCCTCGTCGGTGAGCGCGCGGCGCGTCGTGCCGTCGCTCTCCCAGCCCTGGCCGCTCGCCAGTATGCCGGAGAGGAAGCCGCGCAGCTTCACGATCTCGGCGCGGGTGTAGACCTGGCGGTGATCGGAAGGGCCGTTGCCGGAGCCGGCGTCCATCAGGCCGAGGGCGCGGAGCTGCTCGTTGAACACGGCGCCGGGGAAGACCTGATAGCCCTTCTGGAGGGGGTCGTTGACGAGCTCGGCGGAGACCTCGCCGGGGGTGTCGCCGGAGAGGACGCCGGACGCCGTCGCGGCGGCCTCGAGCAGGGGCAGGAGGCGGGCGGCGCGCTCGGAAGCGGCGCGCTGCTCGGCCGTCGGCTTCTTGACCTTCGCGGCGGCCGCGGCGATGCCGGCGCGCAGCTCGCGGTAGTGGCGCAGCTTGAACTCGCCGCGCCAGGAGTCGTCGTCCTCGCGGACGCCGGAGGCGATCAGCGCCTTGTTGAGCGTCGCGAACCGCTTCTCGGCGTCCTCGCCCAAGGACTGCGCGGTCTTCTCCGCGTCCTCGGCGACGGACTCGAGGAGCTCCTTGGCGCGGGGCGTCTTGAGCGCCGAGACCAAGGCGGACAGCTCGGCCTCCTCGGAGGAGGTGCCCTTGACCGCGAGCCGGATGGAGCCGAGGACGCCCGCGGCGTCGGCGGCGTCGCCGGGGCGCGCGGCGAGGAGCGCGAACATCGTCTCCTGGGCCTTGAGCGCGAAGGCGGCGTCGCCCTTATGCTTCTCGAGCTCGATCGAGAGGCGCGCCAGCGCCAGGGCTTCCTGGCCCGGGCGGCTCACGGCGCCGAGCAGGTCCGCCGCGACGGGAGCGGCGGCGACGCCGAAGCGGGCGGCCAGGATCGCGTCGACGCGGTCGAGCGCGTTGGCGAGGTAGACCTTCTCGGCGAGCTTGAGCTCGCGGGCTTCCTTGCCGAGGCCGGCGTTGGCCTTCGCCGCGCCGGCGAGCCAGGTCCGGACCGCCTCGAGCTCGGCGCGGGTGTAGGTCTGGCGGTAGTCGGAGAGCGTGTTGCCGGCGCCCGGCATCAGGCCGGCGGCGCGCAGGGCCTCGTTGAACTCGGAGCCGGGGAACAGGCGCCAGCCGGCGAGCAGGACCACGTTGGCCTCGTCGGCGGCGAGCTCCCCCGCGGTGTCGCCCGCCGGGGCGCCCGCCAGGGCCGCGAGCTTCGCGTAGCGGGCCAAGGTCATCGCGTCCTCGCCGGTCAGGGCCTCACCGACGGCCCGGAAGTGGCGCAGCTTGACGTCGGGGCGCCAGGCGCTCTCGCTCTCGCGCACGCCGGCGGCGGCGAGCTTGGCCTTGAGGCCCGGGGTCGCGGCCTCGGCCTTCTCGGCGACCGCGTGCAGGCCGTCGACGGCGAGCTTGAGCGCGGCGGCCTGGAAGGCCGCGCCGTTGGGGGCCTTGAGCGCGACGGCGAGCGCGTCGAGGGCGGCGGCTTCCTGCGGCGTTCCCTTGAGGGCGGCGAAGACCTGGACCAGCAGGGCGGACGCGTCGGCGGCGTCGACCGGGCCCTGGGCGGCGCGGGCGAACAGGCGCGCCGACACCGAGACGGCGGTCGCGGGACTCGCGCCGGCCGTCAGCTCGCGCGACAGGCGCGCCAAGGCGAGCGACTCGTCGGCGATCGGCGAACCGGGCTGCGCGTCGGGATATATCCTGCGCTGCGCCGCGTCGAGGTCCTCGAGCGCGCCGGCCAGGTAGAGCTTCTCGGACCAGGTCAGGGCCCGAGCCTTGCCCTCGGAGTCCCAGCCGCTGCCGGAGCGGGCGATCGTCAGCAGCAGCTCGCGCAGCTTGGTCAGCTGGGCCGCGTCGAGCGCCTCGGGGTAGGCCAGCTGGCTCGACAGGTCGCCGGAGGCGGGGGCCAGGCCCGCCTCGCGCAGGGCGCGCAGGAAGGAATGCCCGGTGAACACGCCGTCGCCCTGCTTCAGGAGGGGGTAGAGCTGCTCGGCCGCGGCCTCGGGGGCGGTGCCGCCCTCCATCATGCCGGCCTTGACGCCGGCCTCGAGGCCCTGCTCGACGACCATGCCGGCGCGCTCGAGGAGCTCGCGCGCGGCGAAGTTCTCCTTCGTCGGGGCCTTCGCCGCGGGAGCGCCCAGCTCCTCGACGGCGGCCAGCAGGGCGCGCAGGTGGGCGAGCTTGTACACCTCGCGGTAGTTCTGGGTCGTGCTCGTGCCGCCGCCGTAGTAGCCGCCGAAGCGCCCGCCGTGGCCGTGGTAGTCGTCGTAGCCGTCGTAGCCGCCGCCGTAGGAGCTCTGGGTGTCGGGGAGCACGACGCCGTCCTTGACGAGGCGCTCGTGCAGGCCGGGGAAGACCTTCTCGGCGTCCTTGATAAGGTCGGTCGTCGCCTTCGCGACCAGGTAGCGGGCGGCGCCGGCGAGCGCCGCGGGCGCGCCGCCGTCGCCCTGCAAAGTCGAGGCGAGGTTGGCGAGCATCGCGACCATGGACGGCGGGGCCTGGACCTCCTGGTCCGGGGGCGTCTGCTTGTAGATCTCCAGGCGCGCCGCGTCGATCGCGCGCGCGTTGACGAGCGCCTTGTCGAGGAAGGACTTGGCCTTGACCAGGTCGGC harbors:
- a CDS encoding RES family NAD+ phosphorylase → MIRAWRIDKAARSKADSFSGEGGRLVAGRWNSKGQAVVYAASTLSLAALEKFVHLGAEGSAIAFVSYEILIPSTVRTAEVKRAAVPGDWREQPAPASTQKIGDEWIRGMRSAVLRVPSVVTPDEFNLILNPAHPDFVKIKVSAPRAYSFDSRMWK
- a CDS encoding HEPN domain-containing protein, which translates into the protein MKPLTYTPHQKKRASTLMALGTSERDAADKLIEAGLYREAVVHLYFTCFYISQSLLCSLIKASPSHEHVQTQLHKTYGRKHDFPRRYVKLHTELHVQRNEFNYRTTHAPDPDDLKKQLRTLTSYVKFCQRIVPVVEAADLLKSLLADNPGLIKDFSFDIYCPKTYSHHSRLTYWQPPFYLEIFGIKRLASEAVRMLKRLKVNRSEDYVVGLNSRVNQYDDDHLIMIDIDAVNPAVEALLKPFGGVLLKSGRGFHFIGKKVVSGVHNWRRVLRALTRHKKLKAHVDKVHIEISLKRGYSTLRITSSPVKPTAPFFYKEF
- a CDS encoding metallophosphoesterase; the encoded protein is MTVVFAPAALLLAAGAASAQVVVPRALPSAPRVAALSSPVLSAPAIVDFPLAPSLLGTRVLGVPGPGVTPAHLEAAKALAVRTGEPVVIHGSRQTGFSHHNGLPFSPSAGLDLRVLGAPEGIPWDGRSPRASTIEDAVGRGHLVVAPAPVRLTRELESLRHQAREWRTDEQLTKLAASPRSVGETFRFAVIGDAEPGRFWFSRTLFNTPGVFWKLLARADRSGADFIFQLGDMVSRGTVLNFWSFVRGLFSVGPKTPYLTAIGNHDRHKPHGITNDRVYRAAFGSPDYAFDRGGRRFIVLDSSAGRVTPVQLAWLVGLLDPEVPTVVFTHIPPAPLSEWTDWGSMKGAGGFKEGSAEFMRLMSANKVQRVYMGHIHGLGVLERGGVKYVLTGGGGSPLYPGPVKTRLHHWLSVEAGPSGIVETVHAADGSSFPLR
- a CDS encoding MoxR family ATPase — encoded protein: MEKAEVIKKIRAEIAKVIVGQEEMIDSIITAMIASEHVLLEGVPGVAKTQTVKAFSDAVEGGFQRVQGTPDKLPSDLLGAEILQENPTTGNKEIKLEKGPVFTNILLVDEINRMMPKTQAALLEAMAEGRVTIGRNTLDLPKPFMVLATQNPIEQEGVYRLPEAQQDRFMYKVLVPRPAMNELKEIMDRFSKKDGQPKAGKITSLDEMVEIRKVAEQVYVDESIKDYIVNLVEATHNPSKYGIDAKDVIEGGASPRAAIFLLKAAKINALLNGRAYVGPNDVREVAARILRHRLTLSYSANSLTTDQVVDSILSKVQVPKPSVRAAATLAPSSKKL